One Helianthus annuus cultivar XRQ/B chromosome 12, HanXRQr2.0-SUNRISE, whole genome shotgun sequence genomic region harbors:
- the LOC110895008 gene encoding pentatricopeptide repeat-containing protein At1g05670, mitochondrial, with translation MKRFPIFVPRYYRYHLPLDIANYSKHKFSSLGSASVRPFPDYSPKKPTIKDSQLVYNISTAIKQRRFEPIERILKPFESRFKPDHFIWVLMDIKNEYTLVLNLFSWLCLRRAPSLEARCIIIQISVAAKDPKTAYRLIHNFWSKPNVDATLPFTLFMEKLIYTYKDWSNNNPFVFDIFFQVLVEVGILDGAKKLLYKMLNYGVVISVASCNLFLSKLSENMNGCKITPHVFTEFAKEGIDWNTVSHNITMHSLCRIGKVKEAHNLLFQMRLRGYTSDAISYSTVINGYCRIGEFHEVPKLIEEMQTRGIEPNVFTLNSVVLFLCQIGKVAEAEKVLREMLYRKLVPDKVVYTTLIDGFCKAGNITAAYRLLNEMHGKNIVPDLVTYTAIIAGICRTGNITEAHNLFVEVVSRGMEVDEVTCTVLIDGYCKAGQMKDAFTLHNQMVRMGLTPNVVTYTALVDGLCKQGEIDTANELLGEMCAKGLELNICTYNSLVNGLCKVGNIVQAVKLVGDMEAAGVYPDTFTYTTLMDAYCKAGDMVNAHELLREMLDKGLQPTVVTFNVLMNGFCVSGMLEDGKRLLKWMLEKRIMPNATTYNSLMKQYCIRSDMHATTEIYKEMISEGLSPNANTYNILIRGHCKARNMKEAWFLRKEMVDKGYDLTVNGYNALIKGFIKRKKHLEAKNIFEEMRKKGFVADRELYNFFMDMNYHDGNLDLTLELCDEAIEKNVVDKTDK, from the coding sequence ATGAAGAGGTTTCCTATCTTCGTCCCAAGATATTATCGTTATCATCTTCCACTTGACATAGCAAATTATTCGAAACATAAGTTTTCGTCACTTGGTTCAGCTAGTGTCAGGCCCTTTCCCGATTATTCGCCAAAAAAACCCACCATTAAAGATTCCCAACTTGTATACAACATAAGCACCGCCATTAAGCAACGCCGTTTCGAGCCCATAGAACGAATTCTAAAACCATTCGAATCAAGGTTCAAACCCGACCACTTTATTTGGGTTCTGATGGACATAAAGAACGAGTACACGTTAGTTCTGAATCTTTTCAGCTGGCTGTGTTTACGTAGAGCTCCATCGCTCGAGGCTCGTTGCATTATCATTCAAATTTCCGTTGCTGCAAAGGACCCAAAAACGGCTTATAGACTCATTCACAACTTCTGGAGTAAACCTAACGTAGATGCTACCCTCCCGTTTACCCTTTTCATGGAGAAGTTGATATACACTTACAAAGATTGGAGTAATAATAATCCCTTTGTCTTTGATATTTTCTTCCAAGTCCTCGTCGAAGTCGGAATACTAGACGGAGCGAAAAAGTTATTGTATAAGATGTTAAACTACGGAGTGGTCATATCCGTTGCGTCATGCAATTTATTTCTCTCAAAGCTATCCGAGAATATGAACGGGTGTAAGATAACACCGCACGTCTTTACCGAATTCGCTAAAGAGGGGATTGACTGGAATACCGTGTCGCATAATATAACGATGCACAGTCTTTGTCGAATCGGGAAAGTGAAAGAAGCTCATAACTTACTCTTCCAGATGAGGTTACGAGGCTACACGTCTGATGCTATTAGTTATAGCACGGTTATAAACGGCTACTGTCGGATCGGAGAGTTTCACGAAGTTCCGAAACTTATCGAAGAAATGCAAACAAGAGGAATCGAGCCAAACGTGTTTACGCTTAACAGTGTGGTTTTGTTTTTGTGTCAGATTGGCAAAGTGGCGGAAGCCGAGAAGGTTTTACGGGAGATGTTATACCGGAAACTAGTTCCGGATAAGGTAGTGTATACGACGCTAATTGACGGTTTCTGCAAAGCGGGAAATATCACTGCTGCGTATAGGCTTTTGAATGAAATGCATGGCAAGAACATTGTTCCTGACCTTGTAACGTATACTGCGATTATAGCGGGAATTTGTCGAACGGGAAATATAACGGAAGCGCACAATCTGTTTGTTGAAGTGGTTAGTAGAGGAATGGAAGTCGATGAAGTCACGTGTACGGTACTTATCGATGGTTATTGCAAGGCTGGTCAGATGAAAGACGCGTTTACGCTTCATAATCAGATGGTTCGTATGGGACTCACGCCGAATGTCGTCACGTATACCGCACTTGTTGACGGGTTGTGCAAACAAGGGGAAATCGATACAGCAAATGAACTTCTCGGTGAAATGTGTGCAAAGGGTCTTGAACTGAATATATGCACGTATAATTCACTTGTTAACGGTCTTTGTAAAGTTGGAAATATCGTACAAGCGGTAAAGCTAGTGGGCGATATGGAAGCGGCAGGCGTTTATCCAGATACATTTACGTACACGACTCTAATGGATGCTTATTGCAAGGCCGGAGACATGGTTAACGCTCACGAGCTTCTCCGTGAAATGTTGGATAAAGGGCTTCAGCCGACAGTCGTCACGTTCAACGTTTTAATGAACGGATTTTGCGTGTCGGGAATGCTAGAAGATGGCAAGAGGCTGCTGAAATGGATGTTGGAAAAACGTATCATGCCAAACGCCACCACCTACAATTCACTTATGAAGCAGTATTGTATTCGAAGTGATATGCATGCGACAACTGAAATCTACAAGGAAATGATAAGCGAAGGTCTTTCGCCAAACGCCAACACGTATAATATACTAATAAGAGGCCACTGCAAAGCGAGAAATATGAAAGAGGCATGGTTTTTGCGTAAAGAAATGGTGGATAAGGGGTATGACCTTACGGTAAATGGTTATAATGCTCTTATTAAAGGTTTTATTAAGAGGAAAAAACATCTAGAGGCCAAGAATATATTCGAGGAAATGAGGAAAAAGGGTTTCGTTGCCGATAGAGAGTTATACAATTTCTTTATGGATATGAACTATCATGACGGGAACCTGGATCTGACTCTTGAGCTGTGTGATGAAGCGATAGAGAAAAATGTCGTCGATAAGACTGATAAGTGA